In one window of Alkalilimnicola sp. S0819 DNA:
- a CDS encoding 3-hydroxyacyl-CoA dehydrogenase/enoyl-CoA hydratase family protein, producing MNELLAVRRAAVLGAGVMGAQIAAHLVNAGIDTLLFELPGEGADPSAPARKAIAGLRKLEPSPLAEPAVAERLCAANYDTDLARLADCDLVIEAIAERLELKEALYRRIAPHLDEGAVLASNTSGLSIEALADSLPEPLRPRFCGVHFFNPPRYMHLVELIPADATDAALLDRLEAFLVSGLGKGVIRAKDTPNFIANRIGVFSLLAAMHHAEVLGISPDVVDKLTGPAIGRAKSATWRTADVVGLDTLAHVVDGSAARLTGDPWHAYLRLPEWLHQRIQAGALGQKTRAGVYRKDKRAGILVWDPRAGDYRPAEGQVDEQVQALLAIRDPAERLGELRRHEHPQAQFLWAIHRDLFHYAAVLLADIAETARDVDLAMRWGFGWHQGPFEIWQAAGWAAVREALQAEIAAGETLSFAPLPDWVERLDAVHGPQGSYSPALAKPVPQRELPVYRRQRVRPGVLGEFRPPAGETAWESEAVRLWSLDGEIGILSFKTAMHTVSDGVLKGTLEAVAIAEQRFPALVIWQDSEPFSVGANLKEVASELEQGHFEALEQVVERFQQATGALRRARIPVVAGLRGMALGGGCEYLMHCDRVVAALESYVGLVEVGVGLIPAGGGCKEMALRAARQAPDGDVQPYIQKAFEFLARGQVAKSAVQAQRAGLLRESDLVVMNPDEVLHVALWQARALAEAGYRPPAEDPVPVAGRDVLASLRTALVNMHAGGFISDYDYRVGSAVAEALCGGELDAGTPVSQQYLLDLERRLFVALLREEKTQQRIVHMLKTGKPLRN from the coding sequence ATGAACGAGTTGCTTGCCGTGCGACGGGCGGCAGTACTGGGGGCCGGCGTGATGGGCGCGCAGATCGCCGCCCATCTGGTCAACGCCGGCATCGACACCCTGCTCTTCGAGCTGCCGGGGGAGGGCGCCGACCCCAGCGCCCCGGCCCGCAAGGCCATAGCCGGCTTGCGCAAGCTCGAACCCAGCCCGCTGGCGGAGCCGGCGGTGGCGGAGCGGCTGTGTGCGGCCAATTACGACACGGATCTTGCCCGGCTGGCGGATTGTGATCTGGTCATCGAGGCCATCGCCGAGCGGCTGGAACTGAAGGAAGCCCTGTACCGCCGCATCGCCCCCCACCTGGACGAGGGCGCGGTGCTCGCCAGCAACACCTCGGGGCTCTCCATCGAGGCCCTGGCGGACAGCCTGCCGGAACCGCTTCGACCCCGTTTTTGCGGGGTGCATTTCTTCAACCCGCCGCGCTACATGCACCTGGTGGAGCTGATTCCCGCCGACGCCACCGATGCGGCCTTGCTGGATCGGCTGGAAGCTTTCCTGGTCAGTGGCCTGGGCAAGGGGGTGATCCGCGCCAAGGACACGCCCAACTTCATCGCCAACCGTATTGGCGTGTTTTCGCTCTTGGCCGCCATGCATCACGCCGAGGTGCTGGGGATCAGCCCCGACGTGGTGGACAAGCTCACCGGCCCGGCCATAGGCCGCGCCAAGAGCGCGACCTGGCGCACCGCCGATGTGGTGGGCCTGGACACCCTGGCCCATGTGGTGGACGGCTCCGCGGCGCGCCTTACCGGCGACCCCTGGCATGCCTACCTGCGCCTGCCCGAGTGGCTGCACCAGCGCATCCAGGCCGGCGCCCTGGGGCAGAAGACTCGCGCCGGCGTATATCGCAAGGACAAACGCGCCGGGATCCTGGTCTGGGACCCCCGCGCCGGTGATTACCGCCCGGCCGAGGGCCAGGTGGACGAGCAGGTGCAGGCTTTGCTGGCCATCCGCGACCCGGCTGAACGGCTGGGCGAGTTGCGCCGCCACGAGCACCCCCAGGCCCAATTCCTGTGGGCCATCCACCGGGATCTGTTCCATTACGCCGCCGTGCTCCTCGCGGACATTGCCGAGACCGCCCGGGACGTGGACCTGGCCATGCGCTGGGGCTTTGGCTGGCATCAGGGCCCCTTCGAGATCTGGCAGGCCGCCGGTTGGGCCGCGGTACGCGAGGCGCTGCAGGCCGAGATCGCCGCCGGCGAGACCTTGTCGTTCGCTCCCTTGCCCGATTGGGTGGAACGGTTGGACGCCGTCCACGGCCCACAGGGCTCCTACAGCCCCGCGCTCGCCAAGCCGGTGCCCCAGCGAGAGCTGCCGGTATACCGCCGCCAGCGGGTGCGTCCCGGTGTGCTGGGCGAGTTCCGGCCCCCGGCCGGCGAGACCGCCTGGGAGAGCGAAGCCGTGCGGCTTTGGAGCCTGGATGGCGAGATCGGCATCCTCAGCTTCAAGACAGCCATGCACACGGTGAGCGATGGTGTGCTGAAGGGCACCCTGGAGGCCGTCGCCATCGCCGAGCAGCGTTTCCCTGCCCTGGTGATCTGGCAGGACAGCGAACCCTTCAGCGTGGGGGCGAATCTGAAGGAAGTGGCGAGCGAACTCGAACAGGGCCACTTTGAAGCCCTGGAGCAGGTGGTGGAGCGCTTCCAGCAGGCCACCGGCGCCCTGCGACGCGCGCGCATCCCGGTGGTCGCCGGCCTGCGGGGCATGGCCCTGGGCGGTGGCTGCGAGTACCTGATGCACTGTGATCGGGTGGTGGCGGCGCTGGAGAGCTACGTGGGGCTGGTGGAAGTGGGCGTGGGGCTCATTCCCGCCGGAGGCGGTTGCAAGGAAATGGCCCTGCGGGCGGCCCGACAGGCGCCCGATGGCGATGTGCAGCCCTATATCCAGAAGGCTTTCGAGTTCCTGGCCCGGGGCCAGGTGGCGAAAAGCGCGGTACAGGCCCAGCGGGCCGGCTTGTTGCGGGAGTCGGACCTGGTGGTGATGAATCCGGACGAGGTGCTGCACGTGGCCCTGTGGCAAGCCCGGGCCCTGGCGGAAGCAGGCTATCGCCCCCCGGCGGAAGACCCGGTGCCGGTGGCCGGCCGCGATGTGCTGGCGAGCCTGCGCACCGCGCTGGTGAATATGCACGCGGGCGGTTTCATCAGCGACTACGACTACCGGGTGGGCTCGGCGGTGGCCGAGGCCCTGTGCGGCGGCGAGCTGGATGCGGGTACACCGGTCAGCCAGCAATATCTGCTGGATCTGGAACGACGGCTGTTCGTCGCCTTGCTGCGCGAGGAGAAGACTCAGCAGCGCATCGTCCACATGCTGAAAACCGGCAAGCCGCTGCGCAACTGA
- a CDS encoding acetyl-CoA C-acyltransferase, producing the protein MSESPQEVYIVSSVRTPVGKAPRGVFSRTRPDDLLAHVLREALARCPGLDPIQVGDVIVGCAMPEAEQGLNVARIAGLLAGLPESVPGMTINRFCSSGVQSIALAADRIRLGEADVMLAGGTESMSAVPMMGHKPRFNPAILAGDEHLGIAYGMGITAENVARRWRVSREDQDAFALRSHQRAARAIAAGAFGDEIAPYTVHRHLPDGGGRVRVAEQPVDTDEGVRPDASLEGLAGLRPVFAAGGSVTAGNSSQMSDGAGAAVLMSERMVRELGLQPLARFVSFAVAGVAPEVMGIGPVAAIPLALERAGIERDQLDWIELNEAFAAQALAVIRELDLDPDKVNPQGGAIALGHPLGATGAVRSATLLHGLRRTGGRYGMVTMCIGTGMGAAAVFERM; encoded by the coding sequence ATGAGCGAGAGTCCGCAGGAAGTCTATATCGTCAGCAGTGTGCGCACGCCCGTGGGCAAGGCGCCGCGCGGGGTGTTCAGCCGCACCCGGCCCGATGATCTGCTGGCCCATGTGCTGCGCGAGGCGCTGGCCCGCTGCCCCGGGCTGGACCCTATCCAGGTGGGCGATGTGATCGTCGGCTGCGCCATGCCCGAGGCCGAGCAGGGCCTGAACGTGGCGCGTATCGCCGGGTTGCTGGCGGGCTTGCCCGAGAGTGTACCGGGCATGACCATCAACCGTTTCTGCTCCTCGGGCGTGCAGTCCATCGCCCTGGCCGCGGACCGCATCCGCCTGGGTGAAGCGGATGTGATGCTCGCCGGTGGCACCGAGAGCATGAGCGCGGTGCCCATGATGGGCCACAAGCCGCGTTTCAACCCGGCGATTCTCGCCGGCGACGAGCATCTGGGCATTGCCTACGGCATGGGCATCACCGCTGAAAACGTCGCCCGGCGCTGGCGGGTTTCGCGGGAGGACCAGGACGCCTTCGCCCTGCGCAGCCACCAGCGGGCGGCGCGGGCCATAGCCGCCGGTGCCTTTGGCGATGAAATCGCGCCCTACACCGTGCACCGGCATCTGCCCGATGGCGGCGGCCGGGTGCGGGTGGCGGAGCAGCCGGTGGACACCGACGAGGGCGTGCGCCCGGATGCCAGCCTGGAGGGCCTGGCCGGCCTGCGTCCGGTGTTCGCCGCCGGCGGCAGTGTCACCGCCGGCAATAGTTCGCAGATGAGCGATGGCGCCGGGGCCGCGGTGTTGATGAGCGAGCGCATGGTGCGCGAACTGGGCCTGCAGCCCCTGGCGCGCTTCGTCAGTTTCGCCGTGGCCGGCGTGGCGCCGGAGGTAATGGGCATCGGGCCGGTGGCGGCCATACCGCTCGCCCTGGAGCGTGCCGGCATCGAGCGCGATCAGCTGGACTGGATAGAGCTCAACGAGGCCTTCGCCGCCCAGGCCCTGGCGGTGATCCGCGAGCTGGATCTGGACCCGGACAAGGTCAACCCCCAGGGTGGCGCCATTGCCCTGGGCCACCCCCTGGGGGCCACCGGCGCGGTGCGTAGCGCCACCCTGCTGCATGGCCTGCGGCGCACCGGTGGACGATACGGTATGGTGACCATGTGCATAGGCACGGGCATGGGCGCCGCCGCCGTGTTCGAGCGGATGTAG
- a CDS encoding DsbA family protein, translated as MSSAHSEPTTVSFFFDYICPFCYVGSHRLQRLGSDWPLAVEWRFLEIHPDNPAGGRPLEELGYSAEQWQRMNQQLDTLLAEEGLPSAPRSFTTNSRRALLMAQAVLEQRPTQFLALHNALFHAYFVEQRNIGDPEVLMSIAREHGVEDLAEQAWSGPEYLQKLLRHVEGAQALQLSGVPTLVVAGRSFPGVVSVDTLAAALQREHGGG; from the coding sequence ATGAGTAGCGCGCATTCCGAGCCCACCACCGTCAGCTTCTTCTTCGACTACATCTGCCCCTTCTGCTATGTGGGCAGCCACCGCCTGCAGCGCCTGGGCAGCGACTGGCCCCTGGCAGTGGAGTGGCGTTTCCTGGAGATCCACCCGGACAATCCCGCGGGCGGCCGCCCGCTGGAGGAGCTGGGCTACAGCGCCGAGCAGTGGCAGCGGATGAACCAGCAGCTGGACACGCTGCTCGCCGAGGAAGGTCTGCCCAGCGCGCCCAGGTCCTTCACCACCAATTCCCGCCGCGCCCTGTTGATGGCCCAGGCGGTGCTGGAGCAGCGCCCCACGCAATTTCTGGCCCTGCACAACGCGCTGTTCCACGCGTATTTCGTGGAGCAGCGCAATATCGGCGACCCCGAGGTGCTGATGAGCATCGCCCGGGAGCACGGCGTGGAAGACCTGGCGGAACAGGCGTGGTCCGGGCCCGAGTATCTGCAGAAGCTGTTGCGCCATGTGGAAGGCGCCCAGGCCCTGCAGCTCAGCGGCGTGCCCACCCTGGTGGTGGCGGGGCGGAGTTTCCCCGGGGTGGTGTCGGTGGACACCCTGGCGGCGGCCCTGCAACGCGAGCACGGGGGCGGCTGA
- a CDS encoding OmpA family protein, whose amino-acid sequence MRALLLLTLLLLSSPTIAGQRHYLAALDQSEWLHKADAGSCYLSHPIPRFGVALFSVNQALEFHLRLLVDWPAATDGTAELHLTAPHWRSEPEQLVRKVRYRGERDAFLFNHYISRQLFTALEQGRRPALRFADWFRRGAVQVSLSPVYFRQASMAFDRCVRRLVAASPEGYGGHANLLRAYEPPPRITDQEPPRLYFATDNAGLDRPAMERLEEIAQELLHRSAWDRVLISGHADVRGSVAHNRRLSLQRAREARDYLVKLGLHPARIQIRAHGEAMPAKTGPRPLDLAANRRVVLEIETLTDWEKASDQRALNALRLLHSADATTP is encoded by the coding sequence ATGCGCGCCCTATTGCTGCTCACATTGCTCTTGCTCTCCAGTCCGACCATCGCCGGCCAACGGCATTACCTGGCCGCGCTGGATCAGAGTGAATGGCTGCACAAGGCGGACGCGGGCAGCTGCTATCTCTCGCACCCCATTCCGCGCTTCGGCGTGGCGCTCTTCAGCGTCAACCAGGCGCTGGAGTTCCATCTACGGCTGCTCGTGGACTGGCCGGCCGCCACCGACGGCACCGCCGAGCTGCACCTGACCGCGCCGCACTGGCGCAGCGAGCCGGAGCAGTTGGTGCGCAAGGTGCGCTACCGGGGCGAGCGGGACGCTTTCCTGTTCAACCACTACATCTCCCGCCAGCTGTTCACCGCCCTGGAGCAGGGCCGCCGGCCGGCCCTGCGGTTCGCCGACTGGTTCCGCCGCGGCGCGGTGCAGGTAAGCCTCTCGCCGGTGTATTTCCGCCAGGCCTCCATGGCCTTCGATCGTTGCGTGAGGCGCCTCGTGGCCGCCTCGCCCGAGGGCTATGGCGGCCACGCCAACCTCCTGCGGGCCTACGAGCCCCCGCCGCGCATCACCGACCAGGAACCGCCCCGGCTGTACTTCGCCACCGACAACGCCGGTCTTGACCGCCCCGCCATGGAGCGTCTGGAAGAGATTGCGCAGGAGTTGCTGCATCGCTCTGCCTGGGACCGGGTGCTGATCAGCGGTCATGCGGACGTACGCGGCAGCGTGGCCCACAACCGGCGTCTGTCGTTACAGCGCGCCCGCGAGGCGCGGGACTATCTGGTGAAGCTGGGGCTGCACCCGGCGCGCATCCAGATACGTGCCCACGGCGAGGCCATGCCCGCCAAGACCGGACCACGGCCGCTGGACCTGGCCGCCAATCGCCGGGTGGTGCTGGAGATCGAGACGCTCACCGACTGGGAAAAGGCCTCGGATCAACGAGCCCTGAACGCGCTGCGCCTGTTGCACAGCGCGGACGCCACCACGCCCTGA
- a CDS encoding thioesterase family protein, with product MARVKLELPAQLPWSTELRVRVTDINYGGHLGNDALLGLIHEARARFMSAQGYSELDVEGLGIIIADAVLVYRSEAFFGETLRIHIGADDYNRYGCDLFYRVESADEPPREVARVKTGLVFFDYASRRPASMPEAFRARLQALESDNNGV from the coding sequence ATGGCGCGGGTGAAGCTGGAGCTGCCGGCGCAGTTACCCTGGAGCACAGAGCTTCGGGTGCGAGTCACCGACATCAATTACGGCGGGCATCTGGGCAATGACGCCCTGCTCGGGCTGATCCACGAGGCGCGGGCGCGTTTCATGAGCGCGCAGGGCTACAGCGAACTGGACGTGGAGGGGCTGGGGATCATCATCGCCGATGCGGTGCTGGTGTATCGCTCCGAGGCCTTCTTCGGCGAGACATTGCGCATTCACATCGGCGCGGATGACTACAACCGCTACGGCTGCGATCTGTTCTATCGGGTGGAAAGCGCGGATGAGCCGCCACGGGAAGTGGCGCGGGTGAAGACCGGCCTGGTGTTTTTCGACTACGCCAGTCGCCGCCCGGCCAGCATGCCCGAAGCCTTCCGGGCACGGCTGCAAGCCCTGGAGTCGGATAACAACGGCGTCTGA
- a CDS encoding chalcone isomerase family protein — protein MSRFLTLLCLLLVSMTALAERDVAGVRFADRTSVGNAPLLLNGAGLRTRFMFKVYAAGLYLPARSAEPEAVIAMPGAKRLEIHALRDLKASQLTEALQDGLAANHSEQELARLQPRVNQLFALFTDAEKGAELVLEYWPEDGTRVIANGELGGVIEGADFFSALLRIWLGEKPAQGRLKEALLGLSE, from the coding sequence ATGTCCAGGTTCTTGACACTGTTGTGCCTGCTATTGGTATCGATGACGGCGCTGGCCGAGCGAGACGTGGCCGGCGTGCGCTTCGCCGACCGGACCAGCGTCGGCAACGCGCCGTTGCTCCTCAACGGCGCGGGCCTGCGTACCCGGTTCATGTTCAAGGTCTATGCCGCGGGGCTTTATCTGCCTGCCCGCAGCGCCGAGCCCGAGGCGGTGATCGCCATGCCCGGCGCCAAGCGCCTGGAGATCCACGCGCTGCGCGATCTGAAGGCCTCGCAGCTCACCGAGGCGCTGCAGGACGGCCTGGCGGCGAACCACAGCGAACAGGAGCTCGCTCGACTGCAGCCGCGGGTGAATCAGCTCTTTGCGCTGTTTACCGACGCGGAGAAGGGCGCGGAGCTGGTGCTGGAGTATTGGCCGGAGGACGGCACCCGGGTGATCGCCAACGGCGAACTGGGTGGGGTGATCGAAGGGGCGGATTTCTTCTCGGCGCTGCTGCGCATCTGGCTTGGGGAGAAGCCCGCGCAGGGTCGCCTCAAGGAAGCGCTGCTGGGGCTTTCGGAGTAG
- a CDS encoding HDOD domain-containing protein yields the protein MLPAEQSTDTSLARWMHRLNERDMPVLNNTVQQLCNISTDTGASANDLAAVVLRDASMTSGVLRIANSAHYNRSGREINTISRAVVMLGFDTVRGIGLSQILIDTFLNGEARSHLVGLMRQSVYAAVQAKLIAQQAGDEAPEEIFIAALLYRLGEIAFWAYAGDQEA from the coding sequence ATGCTGCCCGCCGAGCAAAGCACCGATACCTCCCTCGCCCGCTGGATGCATCGTCTCAACGAGCGTGACATGCCCGTGCTCAACAACACGGTGCAGCAGCTGTGCAACATCTCCACCGACACGGGGGCCTCGGCCAATGACCTGGCGGCGGTGGTGCTGCGTGATGCCTCCATGACTTCCGGGGTGCTGCGCATCGCCAACAGCGCTCACTACAACCGCAGCGGTCGCGAGATCAATACCATCAGCCGCGCCGTGGTGATGCTGGGGTTCGATACCGTGCGCGGCATAGGCCTGTCGCAGATCCTCATCGACACCTTCCTCAACGGCGAGGCCCGCAGCCATCTGGTGGGGCTGATGCGCCAATCCGTCTACGCCGCCGTGCAGGCCAAGCTCATCGCCCAACAGGCGGGGGACGAGGCGCCCGAGGAGATCTTCATCGCCGCCCTGCTCTACCGCTTGGGCGAGATCGCCTTCTGGGCCTATGCCGGAGATCAGGAGGCCTAG
- the acnA gene encoding aconitate hydratase AcnA: protein MTDSYNARSTLQVNGKDYEIFRFDGLKEKYDIDRLPYSLKVLLENLLRFEDGENVTQAHIDALAQWDAKAAPDTEIAYTPARVVLQDFTGVPAVVDLAAMRDAMTKLGGNPQKINPLSPADLVIDHSVMVDYFGTPDALKKNSDIEFQRNQERYTFLRWGQKAFDNFRVVPPDTGIVHQVNIEYLADVVFTRKTDDGKLQAYPDTLVGTDSHTTMVNGLGVLGWGVGGIEAEAAMLGQPISMLIPQVVGFRLTGKLAEGATATDLVLTVTQMLRAKGVVGKFVEFFGDGLDHLPLADRATIANMAPEYGATCGIFPVDQETLNYLELTGRDQETIDLVEAYAKANGMWREAGAPQADYSDVLELDMGTVQPSLAGPKRPQDRVTLGDTAAAFRKALDARLEETGHSAGATRGVEYTENGETHTLEDGAVVIAAITSCTNTSNPAVLLAAGLVAKKADELGMQVKPWVKTSLAPGSQVVPAYLNKAGLTPHLNNLGFDVVGFGCTTCIGNAGPLPEAIGEAIKEGDLVVGSVLSGNRNFEGRIHGDVRTNWLASPPLVVAYALAGNMQIDLTKEPLGQDRNGNDVFLKDIWPSQKEVAEAMAGNVTREMFQQSYADVFAGDANWQGLQVTESEMYDWPESTYVKNPPYFDGMTMEEPGLPAVEGARCLVYVGDSITTDHISPASAIKADTPAGQYLMDNGVEPKDFNSYGSRRGNHEVMMRGTFANVRLRNKMAPGTEGGYTTYQPDGEQMFIFDAAMKYKEAGVPLVVLAGKEYGTGSSRDWAAKGTNLLGVKVVIAESFERIHRSNLVGMGVVPLQFKDGDSAEGLGLTGKETFSFGSLDGKPKSVTVTARAEDGSEKSFEATVRIDTPKEWDYVRNGGILHYVLRDLAKKAA, encoded by the coding sequence ATGACTGACAGCTACAACGCCCGCTCGACCCTGCAGGTCAACGGCAAGGACTACGAGATCTTTCGGTTCGACGGCCTGAAAGAAAAATACGACATCGATCGTCTTCCGTACTCCCTGAAGGTGCTGCTGGAGAACCTGCTGCGCTTCGAAGACGGCGAGAACGTCACCCAGGCGCACATCGACGCCCTGGCCCAGTGGGACGCCAAGGCCGCGCCCGACACCGAAATCGCCTACACCCCGGCCCGCGTGGTGCTGCAGGACTTCACCGGCGTCCCCGCCGTGGTGGACCTGGCCGCCATGCGCGACGCCATGACCAAACTGGGCGGCAACCCCCAGAAGATCAACCCGCTCTCCCCCGCCGATCTGGTCATCGACCATTCCGTGATGGTGGATTACTTCGGCACCCCCGATGCGCTGAAGAAGAACTCCGATATCGAGTTCCAGCGCAACCAGGAACGCTACACCTTCCTGCGCTGGGGCCAGAAGGCCTTTGACAACTTCCGCGTCGTGCCGCCGGACACCGGCATCGTCCATCAGGTGAACATCGAGTACCTGGCCGACGTGGTCTTCACCCGCAAGACCGACGACGGCAAGCTGCAGGCCTACCCGGACACCCTGGTGGGCACCGACTCCCACACCACCATGGTCAACGGCCTGGGCGTGCTGGGCTGGGGCGTCGGCGGCATCGAGGCCGAGGCCGCCATGCTCGGTCAGCCGATCTCCATGCTGATTCCCCAGGTGGTGGGCTTCAGGCTCACCGGCAAGCTGGCCGAAGGCGCCACCGCCACCGACCTGGTACTGACCGTCACCCAGATGCTCCGTGCCAAGGGCGTGGTGGGCAAGTTCGTCGAGTTCTTCGGCGACGGCCTGGATCACCTGCCGCTGGCCGACCGCGCCACCATCGCCAATATGGCGCCCGAATACGGCGCGACCTGCGGCATCTTCCCGGTGGACCAGGAGACCCTGAACTACCTGGAGCTGACCGGCCGCGACCAGGAAACCATCGATCTGGTGGAAGCCTATGCCAAGGCCAACGGCATGTGGCGCGAAGCCGGCGCCCCCCAGGCCGACTACAGCGACGTGCTGGAACTGGACATGGGCACCGTGCAGCCGTCCCTGGCCGGCCCCAAGCGCCCGCAGGACCGGGTCACCTTGGGTGACACCGCCGCCGCCTTCCGCAAGGCCCTGGACGCCCGCCTGGAAGAAACCGGTCACAGCGCCGGCGCCACCCGCGGCGTGGAATACACCGAGAACGGCGAGACCCACACCCTGGAAGACGGCGCCGTGGTGATCGCCGCCATCACCTCCTGCACCAACACCTCCAACCCGGCCGTGCTGCTGGCCGCCGGCCTGGTGGCCAAGAAGGCCGACGAACTGGGCATGCAGGTCAAGCCCTGGGTGAAGACCTCCCTCGCCCCCGGCTCCCAGGTGGTCCCCGCCTACCTCAACAAGGCCGGCCTGACCCCGCACCTGAACAACCTGGGCTTCGACGTGGTCGGCTTCGGCTGCACCACCTGCATCGGCAACGCCGGTCCGCTGCCCGAGGCCATCGGTGAGGCCATCAAGGAAGGCGATCTGGTGGTGGGCTCCGTGCTCTCCGGCAACCGCAACTTCGAAGGTCGCATCCATGGCGATGTGCGCACCAACTGGCTGGCGTCCCCGCCGCTGGTGGTGGCCTACGCCCTGGCCGGCAACATGCAGATCGACCTGACCAAGGAACCGCTGGGCCAGGACCGCAACGGCAACGACGTCTTCCTCAAGGACATCTGGCCGAGCCAGAAGGAAGTGGCCGAAGCCATGGCCGGCAACGTCACCCGCGAGATGTTCCAGCAGAGCTACGCCGATGTGTTCGCCGGCGACGCCAACTGGCAGGGCCTGCAGGTGACCGAGTCCGAGATGTACGACTGGCCGGAGTCCACCTACGTCAAGAACCCGCCCTACTTCGATGGCATGACCATGGAAGAGCCGGGTCTGCCGGCGGTGGAAGGCGCGCGTTGCCTGGTCTACGTGGGTGATTCCATCACCACCGACCACATCTCGCCCGCCAGCGCCATCAAGGCCGACACCCCCGCGGGTCAGTACCTGATGGACAACGGCGTGGAGCCGAAGGACTTCAACTCCTACGGCAGCCGTCGCGGCAACCACGAGGTGATGATGCGCGGCACCTTCGCCAACGTGCGTCTGCGCAACAAGATGGCCCCGGGCACCGAGGGTGGCTACACCACCTACCAGCCCGACGGCGAGCAGATGTTCATCTTCGACGCCGCCATGAAGTACAAGGAAGCGGGCGTGCCGCTGGTGGTGCTGGCCGGCAAGGAATACGGCACCGGCTCCTCCCGCGACTGGGCGGCCAAGGGCACCAACCTGCTGGGCGTGAAGGTGGTCATCGCCGAGAGCTTCGAGCGCATCCACCGCTCCAACCTGGTGGGCATGGGTGTCGTGCCGCTGCAGTTCAAGGACGGCGATTCCGCGGAAGGCCTGGGCCTGACCGGCAAGGAAACCTTCTCCTTCGGCAGCCTGGACGGCAAGCCGAAGTCGGTGACGGTGACCGCCCGCGCCGAAGACGGCAGCGAGAAGAGCTTCGAGGCCACCGTGCGCATCGATACGCCGAAGGAGTGGGATTACGTCCGCAACGGCGGCATCCTGCACTACGTGCTGCGCGACCTGGCGAAGAAAGCCGCCTAA
- the sthA gene encoding Si-specific NAD(P)(+) transhydrogenase codes for MNNRHFDTLVIGSGPGGEGAAMKLSKAGRKVAMVELYRMVGGGCTHWGTIPSKALRHNVKRMMEFNSNPLYRDISEPKALTFPQLMRSTERVIGQQVERRSRYYARNSIPVLQGRARFIDAHTVELVQKDGRRQRYSADHFLIATGSRPYRPDDVDFEHPAVFDSDTILNLSHTPRSITIYGAGVIGSEYASIFRGLGAKVDLINTRERLLTFLDDEISDALSYHLRELGVLIRHNESHTRVEALDDGVVLQLESGKRVKNEVLLWAIGRTGNTQDMGLEALGIEPDGRGQLAVNACYQTAQPHIYAVGDVIGYPSLASAAYDQGRLAAGHILHGESDHRLVKDIPTGIYTIPEISSVGRTEQELTEAKVPYEVGHAFFQDLARAQITGQTTGMLKLLFHIDTLEILGIHCFGDQASEIVHIGQAIMSQPGEANNLMYFINTTFNYPTMAEAYRVAAINGYNRLS; via the coding sequence ATGAACAACAGGCATTTCGACACGCTGGTCATCGGCAGCGGCCCGGGCGGCGAGGGGGCTGCCATGAAACTGTCCAAAGCGGGTCGCAAGGTCGCCATGGTCGAGCTTTACCGCATGGTCGGCGGCGGCTGCACCCACTGGGGCACCATCCCCTCCAAGGCGCTGCGCCACAACGTGAAGCGCATGATGGAATTCAACTCCAACCCCCTTTACCGGGATATCAGCGAGCCCAAGGCGCTGACCTTCCCCCAACTCATGCGCAGCACCGAACGCGTCATCGGCCAGCAAGTGGAACGCCGCAGCCGCTACTACGCCCGCAACAGCATCCCCGTGCTGCAGGGCCGCGCCCGCTTCATCGATGCCCACACGGTGGAACTGGTGCAAAAGGACGGGCGCCGGCAGCGCTACAGCGCCGATCACTTTCTCATCGCCACCGGTTCCCGCCCCTATCGCCCGGACGACGTGGATTTCGAGCACCCGGCGGTGTTCGACAGCGACACTATTCTGAACCTTTCCCATACACCCCGCTCCATCACCATCTATGGGGCCGGCGTGATCGGCAGCGAATACGCCTCCATCTTCCGCGGGCTGGGAGCCAAGGTTGACCTGATCAACACCCGCGAGCGCCTGCTCACCTTCCTGGACGACGAGATCTCCGATGCGCTCAGCTACCACCTGCGGGAACTGGGCGTGCTGATCCGCCACAATGAGTCCCACACCCGGGTGGAGGCCCTCGACGATGGCGTGGTGCTGCAACTGGAGTCGGGCAAGCGGGTGAAGAACGAAGTGCTGCTCTGGGCGATCGGGCGCACCGGCAACACTCAGGACATGGGGCTGGAAGCCCTGGGCATAGAGCCCGACGGCCGTGGCCAGCTGGCGGTAAACGCGTGCTACCAGACTGCCCAGCCGCACATATACGCGGTGGGTGATGTGATCGGCTACCCCAGCCTCGCCAGCGCCGCCTATGACCAGGGGCGGCTCGCCGCCGGCCATATCCTGCACGGCGAATCCGATCATCGTCTGGTGAAGGACATCCCCACCGGCATTTACACCATTCCCGAAATCAGCTCCGTGGGTCGCACCGAGCAAGAGCTTACCGAGGCCAAGGTACCCTACGAAGTGGGCCACGCCTTCTTCCAGGACCTGGCCCGCGCGCAGATCACCGGCCAGACCACCGGCATGCTCAAGCTGCTGTTCCACATAGACACCCTGGAGATCCTGGGCATCCACTGCTTCGGCGACCAGGCCTCGGAGATCGTCCACATCGGCCAGGCCATCATGTCGCAGCCCGGCGAGGCCAATAACCTGATGTACTTCATCAACACCACCTTCAACTACCCGACCATGGCCGAGGCCTACCGGGTGGCCGCCATCAACGGCTACAACCGCCTGTCCTGA